CTTGTGCTTTTTTATATCCAATATCTTCTTTTCCGTCTCCATCATCCAGATAAATATGATTCAGATTTGCGCTATAGCATTTAACTAAACCATCGTCCTCAGGCTTTTTAAATGGATTCATTGTGTTAAAAGGATTACCGATTACTGTAAGTACTTTTACATTCATGCTGTCCAATTTATCACGCTCCTGTTCAGTATATTTCTGTTGATCTTCAACACTGAGAAAATTGACCAGATACTGCGGATCTAGCGGCCGCTCAAGATCAAGTCTTTTAAAGGACGTGAGATTCACCGAGCTGCCGATTTGATTTTCCATTACCTGCACATCCCCTACAACTGGCACTCCTGATCGAAATAGTGGCAAATTTCGCTGATACAGCGGTGGCTCCTTTTTAAACCAATCGGTCATAATATTTGCCATCTCACTTCCAGATAAGGATGGCGCAACACCGATAAACCTTTTTAATGGCCTTTTATATTGGCCACTCAAATACCCCTCTATGAGCTTTAGCGTTCTATCATGCTGACTCATATCGAGGAGACCTTTTTCATCATCATCAAGATATTTAACAAGAAACTTTAATGTTGTGACACCGCCAAAACTATGTGCGACAACATTAACTGCGTCTACTTCTTCAATTCTCAATATGTCTTTAACAAAACCAGTAAATTCTCTTCTAAACCCTTCCACACTTTTTTCATCTTCTACCGTGTCGTAGCGAAAAACATACACCTTAAAATATCTATCTAGTGATGGATTAGCAATATCTTCTCGCGATAAAAGTTCAGGGAATTTTTTCCAGTTATGGCGGTCCGCGCCTAAGCCATGAATAAAAATTACCACTTCCTTGTTGCGACCTGCTTTTTTACGAAGCTCGGCATACTTTTCCTCTTCTTTAAGGATTTCATAATAATCATCGAAATCATCGGCGAGATAAAAAGCGTTTACCGCACAGCACCAGGCAAGGTTATTATATCTACAATCTTTTTTTAAACGATCAAAGGTAAATTCAGCACGGTCTTCAGTAAAATCCTCATCAGGATGATCGGGTGTCTCTAAGATTTTTCTATATTCTCTGTCACGTTCCTCCCATTCTTTTTTATAATGTTCGAGACGTGATTTTGAAAAGAGATACTTATTATAGTAGCGATACCACGTATAGGGTTTTCCTATATAGTACTTATGCACCTGTGCAAAAAGATTTTTTAGTTTTGCAAGATTAGCTTCAGAGGGACGTTTATAATAGTCGTTTGCAGCAGTTCCCGGGGTAAGAATATCGAATAACTGCTTTTTTAGTTCATTTCGTTCGATGTAGAGTTCATTAAAGAATATTTCATACGGATACTTTGTTATCTCGCACATCGTCTTTTCTTCCGCAGAGAAAAAGCCGCCTTTTCGATTTGCAGTCGTTCGACACTTATCCTGAAGCACCAGATAAGCGTCTTCCAACCTATCTTTTGTGTATGGATCATCTATTGCATTTTCCCACATCTCGATCGTTGCATCCAGATTAGATCTCATCTCTTTGATCTGCTCGAGCTCTGCCTTTTGAGTTTGCTGATCACTCTTGGAAGGAAAATGAACGCAGCCTTGAAATAAGACTGCCACGATTATTACGGTTAAAATAATATGAATTTTTCTGAACATATGTTTACCCTATTTAATGGACAAAATTATACTTCATATTATCCTCTTTGAATAGTGATAAATAATTTTTATCGTGAGACTGCCACGGTGTTATATAATTAATTGTGTAAAGAAGAGATGCTAGGTGAAATCACCGCGAAGGTGGCACAAAGTGACTCCTACGCGGTGGGAATATGGGTAAATCGTATTTTTTTAGGATAAAGACCTACGGGAACCTATTTGTACTACACAATGTGTAACGCACGGACGATCTTCCGTGAAGCGTCACCTTTACCGTAGGGGCTTGCAGAACGCGACATACGGGTATACACTTTTTTGTCATGTAATACCTTCTCTACGTTATCAACGATAGATTTAACTGATGTACCAACCAGTTTCGCCGCACCTGCTTTAACAACTTCTGGTCGTTCGGTTGTTTTTCTCATCACTAAAACCGGTTTACCTATCGAGGGAGCCTCTTCCTGAACACCACCCGAATCAGTTAAAACAATATGCGCTTTACTCATCATAAGAGCAAATCCGTCGTATTCTAACGGTTCTATGAGATGCACTCTATCAGACTGTGACAGTATAGAAAAAACCGGTTTTCGCACATTAGGATTGAGGTGAACAGGATACACAATTTCAACATCATCATTTCTCAAAGCGATCTTCATAAGCGCTTTACAAATATTTCCAAACGGCTTACCAAAATTCTCTCTCCGATGAGCAGTTACTA
The Candidatus Ancaeobacter aquaticus DNA segment above includes these coding regions:
- a CDS encoding alpha/beta hydrolase, with amino-acid sequence MFRKIHIILTVIIVAVLFQGCVHFPSKSDQQTQKAELEQIKEMRSNLDATIEMWENAIDDPYTKDRLEDAYLVLQDKCRTTANRKGGFFSAEEKTMCEITKYPYEIFFNELYIERNELKKQLFDILTPGTAANDYYKRPSEANLAKLKNLFAQVHKYYIGKPYTWYRYYNKYLFSKSRLEHYKKEWEERDREYRKILETPDHPDEDFTEDRAEFTFDRLKKDCRYNNLAWCCAVNAFYLADDFDDYYEILKEEEKYAELRKKAGRNKEVVIFIHGLGADRHNWKKFPELLSREDIANPSLDRYFKVYVFRYDTVEDEKSVEGFRREFTGFVKDILRIEEVDAVNVVAHSFGGVTTLKFLVKYLDDDEKGLLDMSQHDRTLKLIEGYLSGQYKRPLKRFIGVAPSLSGSEMANIMTDWFKKEPPLYQRNLPLFRSGVPVVGDVQVMENQIGSSVNLTSFKRLDLERPLDPQYLVNFLSVEDQQKYTEQERDKLDSMNVKVLTVIGNPFNTMNPFKKPEDDGLVKCYSANLNHIYLDDGDGKEDIGYKKAQVRQVNVGHHQMTEVTNRNQQQYKYVVSYLTDNLIPQKDPAQYTVKNFLVIARVYPEYIDYVKNPSMCFRTGAEIYYTKDERYELPKINIHAIAKSPKNEALKTENAYVYRVSSNIVSGVIFFEGNVSDPTKSGYAVFEIKAKGYKTKYVRLKVAGGEVTYAPNLLMEKE